The genomic DNA CAGATCAGAAGCTCCGCGAACTTCAGCTGCAGTGTGACTAATCTTCCCTAGGGCCTCCGCTCAAATTTTCCACTGCTGCGCCCGTCTGCAGCTACGCCAGACTCGGTGCGATCGCGATAACTACGAGGCAAAACCATCCCTGGAGAATCGGATACATTTTACCCGTTGAAAGTAGAGGGCAGACTATAGACCGCTCACTACCTTACATGGCAAAAGGGCGCCCATGTACGAAAAAAGACCCGAATGCCTTTTGACGTAGCAAAAGCCGCACGACAAGAGATCGATCGATGTCGTGCACCCACGCACGGTATAGAAATATGCGAGGCAATGACGGAAGCGACAAGTGCCGCCCCCCTTTTGGGGTGATCATTTACTTCTTCTTGTTGGCAACGGTGCGACCGCGGCGACCAGTCGTACGCGTGTGCTGACCACGGGCACGCAGGTTCCAGTAGTGACGGAGACCACGGTGGATACGCATCTTCTTCATGCGCTCAATGTCGTCACGAAGCTTAGCCTCAACACCGTTGGAGAGCACCTGCGAGTCCTTACCAGTGGTGATGTCCTTCTGCCGGTTAAGGAACCAGTTGGGGATCTTGAACTCAGCCGGGGCCTGGAGGATGTTGACAATGCGCTCAAGCTCATCCGAGTTAAGCTCACCAGCACTGTAAGGTCAGCATCATGTTCATGGGGTGGAAGAGGCCAGCAAAGTGTGTAACGAAAAAAGGAAGACGAGCAGCAACTCTTGTGAAACAGATGACAAACTATCACGATGTGGTGCAGCAACCGTGTGCACAGTGCAAGCATCGCACAGCATGATGAGTTTTCGCAAGAAGGTCACAAAGACGCCTCCGCCAGTCGTTCGGTGAGCAAAAAGCTGCTGTCTCGCATTCCTCCTTTGCGCTCACATGCACGCATTCGACCTCTCGTATCCAACGTACCGCTTGTTCAGGTCGACATCAGCCTTCTTGCAGACGATGTTCGAGTAGCGGCGACCCACACCCTTGATCTCGGTCAGGGCGTACATGATCTTCCGCTTGCCGTCAACGTTAGTGTTGAGCAGACTGTGACGGTCAGTATACTGTCCCATACAgtgcgcttcggcgcgcgtATACATACCGAAGGATGTGAGCGAACTGCTGCGAAGGGTCAGGCGGCACGAGAGACATGGTGACGGTTGGTGAACTGGACAGGCAGGCGAGGCACTTCCCAagccagcgcggcgctctgcgAAGTCTCGCAAAGTGTCACGTGTATGACTAGACAGTCGTGGGAAAATATATGCACGTGATATCAACGGCCATAACACGTcagcgcgtggcgcgtgcCACGCGTGTGGCGGAAACCTGTA from Malassezia japonica chromosome 1, complete sequence includes the following:
- the RPS18 gene encoding ribosomal 40S subunit protein S18B (COG:J; BUSCO:EOG09264YEG; EggNog:ENOG503P2B2) yields the protein MSLVPPDPSQQFAHILRLLNTNVDGKRKIMYALTEIKGVGRRYSNIVCKKADVDLNKRAGELNSDELERIVNILQAPAEFKIPNWFLNRQKDITTGKDSQVLSNGVEAKLRDDIERMKKMRIHRGLRHYWNLRARGQHTRTTGRRGRTVANKKK